The DNA segment CAGCGGCTAGGCGGACGTTGGCTTCCGGATGCTCCAGAAGGCTGGAAACCATCGGCACGGCCAGCGGCGGTCGGATCTGCTTGAAAGCCTCCAGGATGCCCGTGTGTCGAAGGCTCCAGGGCGAGGACGCGAGGATTTCCAGCAAATAGGGAACGACGGGATCGCCGAGTCTGGTCAGGCGGGATTCTCCTCGGAAACGCTGAATCAATTCCGGGGAGTCCAGCAATTCCAGAGCGGCTTGCAACTCTTCCCGTTGTTCCGGACAAAGGTCGGCCGACTCGTCCCTGAAGGAGACGTCAGGTGTGTTCGGGTCGAGAAAGGACGATGGGCATTGGCTGGGATAACGGCTCATAATGTTCTCCTCGCTTTTTTGGGTGTCATGTTCGGTCTTTCATTGACGCGCGGAAGCTGACCAACTCGGCCACGATGCTCAGGGCGATCTCGGCCGGGGTTTCGGCATGGATGTCCAGCCCCACGGGGCAGCGCACGCAGCTCAGATCCGCCTCCTTGAAGCCCTGTTTGCGCAAGGACTCATAGATCTTGTCCCGTTTGCGGCGGCTGCCGATCATGCCGATGTAGCAAGGCTCGGTTCGCAGGGCCTGGGCCAGGACGTCCATGTCGTATTTGTGGCCACGGGTGATGATCACCACGTAGCTGTTCGGATCGATGCGCTTCGGGTCCAGGGCTTCGGCCATGTCTTCAGGCACATGCACGGCGGCGGCCCGAGGAAAGCGCTCGCGGTTGGCGAACTCGGGCCGGTCGTCGTAGACCTCCACCCGGAAGTCCACCTGATGGGCCAGGGCGGCGACCTCCTTGGAAACATGGCCCGCGCCGAACAGGTGAATCGTGCCGGAGGCGAGCACCGGCTCAATCACGACCCGATCGTTCTCCCGCTCGTCCTCTATGGTAAACATCGTTGGACATCGCTCGGCCATGGCCGTCTCCAGCAGGGGAAGCAGGAGGTTGTGGTTTTCAGGTCGTCGAGGATGAAAAACCGGGCCTTCCGGCGTTTGTTCAACCAACAGACGTTCGGAGAGCAGCTGTTTTTCGTAGTCCGGCGCGTCACGCAACAGCGTGACCAGAA comes from the Desulfonatronum sp. SC1 genome and includes:
- a CDS encoding XdhC family aldehyde oxidoreductase maturation factor, translating into MNRLENDILALLESGEPVALATIVSLAGSAPRTPGTRMAVRRDGAILGTIGGGRLEAEVIQAGRESLHTGKSLLKHFELTGKDAREMDMICGGVLDILVEPLSSDAQTVALLHTFERLRDAGKELLLVTLLRDAPDYEKQLLSERLLVEQTPEGPVFHPRRPENHNLLLPLLETAMAERCPTMFTIEDERENDRVVIEPVLASGTIHLFGAGHVSKEVAALAHQVDFRVEVYDDRPEFANRERFPRAAAVHVPEDMAEALDPKRIDPNSYVVIITRGHKYDMDVLAQALRTEPCYIGMIGSRRKRDKIYESLRKQGFKEADLSCVRCPVGLDIHAETPAEIALSIVAELVSFRASMKDRT